A genome region from Gadus macrocephalus chromosome 15, ASM3116895v1 includes the following:
- the LOC132473755 gene encoding uncharacterized protein LOC132473755 yields MGNGVVERFNRTLGSMIRALPPRAKQKWPQMLQTLTFAYNCTAHESTGYAPFYLMYGRIPRLPVDVMFHNVERDCDIADYDKYVLKLREELKEALSSAQANAVTSQQHQTELYNKRTKGHDIAEGDQVLLSNKCERGRKKLSDKWESIPYMVVSRDPRCHTYRIRNTSSGREKVVHRNRLLCANFLPLEVEDEEDVDASFTESSESSHDETQSRVSDVATGDVTEDRTSSWVLDSAPVVQTCLDDDEELGDIDLRESVSRRSMSVSSVVDETGCSNDPPSTVISVVSRIRTRVGRLVKPVDRLIQNTQENTSLSDEPL; encoded by the coding sequence ATGGGAAACGGTGTGGTTGAACGCTTCAACCGGACATTGGGAAGCATGATCAGAGCTCTCCCTCCAAGAGCCAAGCAAAAATGGCCCCAGATGTTGCAGACGTTGACTTTCGCCTACAACTGCACTGCCCACGAGTCAACAGGCTACGCCCCGTTCTATCTAATGTATGGGAGGATCCCCAGACTCCCAGTTGACGTGATGTTCCACAATGTGGAGAGGGACTGTGACATCGCTGACTATGATAAATATGTCCTTAAActgagggaggagttaaaagAGGCATTATCATCTGCTCAGGCCAATGCTGTCACCAGTCAGCAGCACCAAACTGAACTGTACAACAAGAGGACCAAAGGTCATGACATCGCTGAGGGAGACCAAGTGCTCTTGTCAAACAAATGTGAAAGGGGACGCAAGAAATTGTCTGACAAATGGGAGTCTATCCCGTACATGGTGGTCTCAAGAGATCCTAGGTGTCATACCTATCGGATAAGGAATACAAGCAGTGGCCGTGAAAAGGTTGTGCATCGCAATCGCCTCCTGTGCGCAAACTTTCTTCCACTTGAGgtggaagatgaagaggatgttGACGCATCGTTCACTGAGTCATCTGAGTCGAGCCATGACGAGACACAAAGCCGCGTGTCAGATGTGGCAACAGGTGATGTCACAGAAGACAGGACATCCAGTTGGGTTCTGGATAGTGCTCCTGTTGTCCAAACATGTCTTGACGATGATGAAGAGCTTGGAGACATTGACCTGCGGGAAAGTGTTAGCCGGAGGTCAATGAGTGTGTCAAGTGTGGTCGATGAAACAGGCTGTAGCAACGACCCCCCAAGCACTGTGATCAGTGTTGTCTCCCGTATTAGAACAAGGGTGGGTAGGCTGGTGAAACCTGTAGATAGACTCATTCAGAACACTCAGGAAAATACTAGCTTGAGTGATGAACCTCTGTAA